Within the Erigeron canadensis isolate Cc75 chromosome 6, C_canadensis_v1, whole genome shotgun sequence genome, the region CCTCCCCCTTTCCTAACCGTTCACACCTCAGGAAACACCACACCCTCCACCTGAAAAATAATCGAGGCAGCACAAACACACCAGCAAATCTTCAGTTAGTTTAcaaatgtgtgtgttttgatgtaGTGCATGTGCTGATGTGCATGCGTGACTTTTCACAGTTGGCaaaagtgtgtgtgtatgtgttttgCTAATTGCAAGTGCACGTGTCTTTAAGGTAAGGAGAGGGGAAAGTGCATTGTGTACCGAGGTGTGGAGGTATGCAAGAGGGTAATAAAATTGTAGACGAGAAAGATGTAAGGAGACAACAGTGTTTTAGCATCACAGCATGAAGGCATTTCGGCTGGCGTCAGGTTCCCGCTGAAATGGGAGGATAGCTATTTTTATGCAATAAATCTGTTTAATATAATTAACATGCACTACCAAAACACTATAAGTAAATATAAGTTACCGTCACTAAGTTACCGAGTGACCAAATCAGATAAATCTACTTATAACATTGTAGTTGCACGTCATTGCTATATTATGCAATCAACCCCAAATTTTTATTTGAAGTGgacatatgttaaaaaaatgatCATTTATAAGTTACCCTTTCTGGGGAAGTGCTGGCATTGACATTATATGAGGCAATTGCAGGCTGAGTTGCGGATGTTGCACTGTGGTTGAGATTCCATCAGAATAAAGCTGAATGTGACCAGCTGATTGATTACTGGCTGAAGGCGCCATCTGAAGAGGCGTTAAGTATGAAGAACTTGGTATCTGCCCAAGTGGTAGATATGACGGCTGCAGCTGCAATGTCTGCAATTGAAAAATTGGAAGATAAATTATCTCAATTCTAAATTACACTATGAAATTTGAAATCACATGTCACAAAGTCAAACATTACCTGCCCAGCATTTAGTCGTTTGTTATCCAAGTCTTGAACAAGGTCTTCAGATGCCAATCGTTTCGTACCCAGAGCTTTAGAAcaaatttttaaacataaaatgcaTGTAAGAGTTGCCAGATTCAGGCTAGATAATAGCCCTAACCAACCAAGCTATATGATCATTTACTAATATAGGCCGGTATAGTTACATTTTACTTCTTACGGGTCAAATGAGGATAATTTTAACAAATATAGTGTAAATCATAACAGATCAAATACGTTCAACAGAACCCAGATGTAGTTTCAAAAAGCCTCCTACATCAATTTACTTGAGTAAATAGAGTActctttttattcatttgtaATCAACACCGATGCCCAAGCCCACCAGGGGTAGGGCATGGGAAAGGTAGTCAGCCATACCTTTTTCTGAAAATAATTAGGCTACTTCCAGAATGACCTCCGGTTATTGACAACACAAATGTAGGGTCGATAGAACCCATTTGATCAATCAAAACTAGATATGGATGGTTGCGACCACTAAACTAAACATTATCACTGCCAAGTCGCAAGTAAGTCAACATAAGCATATCAATTTACCAGCAACAAATCCGAAATAAAACGATTCCagaatcctttttttttatattcactTGTACTTGAAAGAATAATCTTAAAAGCAATCAACAATATTGAGATAACTACATAAACATAGTCATCTAGGTACAAGAAAGACCTCAAAGGTATGTTCTTATTACCTGGGGGCATGGAAGCATTACACTTTTTGCACTGTAAGTTCAACAGAAGCTATATCAGAAGGATGACAACAGCATAATCAGCTATATATGTTCAATTGGTCCAGATTTATACCTGTGCTCGAGAAGAATAATTGTGAAAACCACAAGCGCAGATCCAGTCGCCATTGCGCCATCCTTTCGGAACCACAACTTGGCTGACTTGGTGTGCATATGGAACTGCATTTGTAGGACCCATAGACCAGGCTGAAGGTCGTTGAACTCCGTATTTGTCTGGACCTCCTAAAACCCAACTGGGGCTCAGAGGAATAGACTGTTGAAGAGCTCCGTTCAACCTTTGGTGTTGTAGTCCTTGTACCCTGGGAAAATAATGTGGATGAGTTTGCAGAGAAGGCCCGGGCATTGCAAGTGCTGGTATAGCTGCTACTTCCTTTGCTTGTCCACACTTTTTGCACTTTTCTCGCGAGGCATAATTGTTGTTAGTGCAGCCTATTTTGATCCATTGCCACACACACCAACCCAGAACGCAGCCCAGTAGAAGAAAATGAATGCAAAGTTACGCACGCCAACCAGCCAATCACAtaccatacacacacaaaatacAAAATACTCAACCGGAATGATtggatttttttcaaaacaaggTGGAAAAGTAAAATACTTCTAAGCCATATGAAATAGTTGGTAATTTATTGCTTGCCAAATGTTGGTTTTTGTTACTTGTTCTGGCATTTGAAGAACTGAAAATGTTGGCTTCGATTAATGTTTATTATGTAGATCAAAATTGCATTCAATCAaatatcatttaataaaaacgaTAACTCAAGTCAATAAAATACAATCAACTACCCATTAACAATAGAAAAACAGATTATCaactaaaagaaattaaaaaaagatcGACTGGCTGATGTAGTAGTATCAAAATTGGGTTACAAGTTATTTAATGCATCAAACGGACACGTATAAGGCACTTTTTATTCCTTATGTTCTTCTTATATACTATACACATCTTTTATTACCTATAACCTAGACCTAAATCCACAAACTTATTACTAgcaaaacatataataataagaaatttAACTTGCAAATTGCCGGTTCAGTGTCCGgtccaattttcaaaacatcAGTTGCATTTCCCGCAACTATAACTCTATAAGCATGttttacacaaatatatatatgaatcattAATATAGAATAGTTGTGTGTATCCTTCTTAGTTCTTACTATTCCAACGTTACGAACTCTTACCCGAGCTAAAACCTACATATGGTGAGGTTCTAGTACAAAGTGTTTTAAGCACAAGCCTAAGGGTTGCTTCCCTAATTTAAGGACTTGGCagcttatttgtgttatgatAAAAAGCTTTTTTGTTCCCAAAGAAGCTTAAGCTAATAATCTCTTAAGCCAGACTTATTCGCTTATCGAAAACTTTGAAAAAGCTCATTTTTACCGCCTTACCGGTTTATGAGCTTATCACTTATATAAGCTAAGTTGATAAAATCAGCTTTTTAGTGTTTCAGTTTTCCGATAAGCCTACAACTAATATAAGCTAATCCAAATTCCAAAAACACCCAAACGTAAACTcaggatgggaatataaggctgtcgggtatctaaacttaggtatagaacactcacatattatttttttaatccataaaaatcatggagcccatgcatttattcattaaaaaataaataataaaatattagtacgTGTGGGGTtttacacctaagcttaggtgccggacagccttatatcccatttcccatatatatatatatatatataacaaaagaaaCCAGAGTAAAAAAAGGGGagtaaatgaaaattaatacCAGAACAGATCCAATCACCGATTCTAGGAAGCCATTTAGAATCAGAGGGAGTTTTGGAATCAACAAGCAAACGTGGCTGTTTACATCTATTGCAAAAAGATCTGAATGCATAGTTTCTGTTTTCACACCCACCACACTCCCAGTCTCCTTCTTTTCCTTCTCCGCCGCCCATTTTCTTTAttgccaccgccgccgccggcGGAGAATTGAAGATGTTATCGCCGGTGAAAGTGTGAAAGATTTTGTGTATTGGCTATTATGGTCCTTGTTTTACCAAGTTGTTAATTGTGGTCATTGGAGAGTTGGAGTTGGCGAATTCGATACATGTTGTTGTCAGATGTATGcggtttaattaaagttttctctatatcattttcatttttcaattttttttaatttatttctaaTCGCTCCTGTAGGCTGAAGCTAGTGAGATATGAACCTGAGACATCTTGTAATAACATCATCACGTAACTATTGTTTCATATTATTGATGGTCAAACAAGAATATGTAAATTTTatttcttacatatatatttttcgaGACTTGAATTGATTGAAATGAAACCCGACATTTTATATACGACTCAATCTTTGCAAGTTGTAACCTCGTTAGATTGCTCTAATTGAAAAATTCTGAGTTAAATCTAGATTTTGATTAATGGTTATTTAGAACCTAGATTTTGATTAAGTGTCTCAAGCCCAGTacccaaaatcaaaatcttattggattttttttttattggtttcATTAGTCCAATTATGGACTAACTCTTTTAGTCATCTACTTGTGATTAATTTGCTATCTACTTGTGACTAATTTGCTACAATAATAACTATACTATTATCAcacttattttttattattgattttttattatataatctTCCGACTATTATTTTTGAGGTCTATTTTTTCCCTTTGCCTTGGGCCTTGGCCTTGATGTTTTTGTCTCCTTGAGTCCTGAAAATTCTTTAAttgcaagttttttttattataaatcttaattttaatatatactatataagacagttgaactaataatttattaaccaatcaaatcgttcaattttattaaattgactttcgcttatgtcatcatttaatttaattataaattaaaaatcctaataatcattatccagatatattattatattagtatatatagaaaaagtctcattaatttatatttttttgttttctgtcaataatttacattttttagctctgaatacttaatttaaatttatttttagccatcaacttgaaacgttttttttttaacttttaatcatttaattaatttaaaaaaattcaacatatgaaatacaaaatatgtgtttaatgttctagaaatatattcttttaaatttgtttttacttacattttttacatttaaatttatatatttaattatcttATCTTTACATTGTTATAAATAATCTGCGTAATCAAATCTCTCAattttctcaatttttcaatttttacttttttctatataaataaatatagatttacacatataaatatcaatgtcgACTACATggctaaagatatatattagcttataagaatatattataaattgataccTATAAATGTCGTACTTTGATATCCCAatacaatattgataatgtcgtccaatttaa harbors:
- the LOC122605212 gene encoding mastermind-like protein 1 isoform X2: MHSDLFAIDVNSHVCLLIPKLPLILNGFLESVIGSVLCKKCGQAKEVAAIPALAMPGPSLQTHPHYFPRVQGLQHQRLNGALQQSIPLSPSWVLGGPDKYGVQRPSAWSMGPTNAVPYAHQVSQVVVPKGWRNGDWICACGFHNYSSRAQCKKCNASMPPALGTKRLASEDLVQDLDNKRLNAGQTLQLQPSYLPLGQIPSSSYLTPLQMAPSASNQSAGHIQLYSDGISTTVQHPQLSLQLPHIMSMPALPQKGAKHWRDGDWMCANCDNHNYASRSRCNKCNTQKEGHVLPVSVA
- the LOC122605212 gene encoding mastermind-like protein 1 isoform X1, coding for MGGGEGKEGDWECGGCENRNYAFRSFCNRCKQPRLLVDSKTPSDSKWLPRIGDWICSGCTNNNYASREKCKKCGQAKEVAAIPALAMPGPSLQTHPHYFPRVQGLQHQRLNGALQQSIPLSPSWVLGGPDKYGVQRPSAWSMGPTNAVPYAHQVSQVVVPKGWRNGDWICACGFHNYSSRAQCKKCNASMPPALGTKRLASEDLVQDLDNKRLNAGQTLQLQPSYLPLGQIPSSSYLTPLQMAPSASNQSAGHIQLYSDGISTTVQHPQLSLQLPHIMSMPALPQKGAKHWRDGDWMCANCDNHNYASRSRCNKCNTQKEGHVLPVSVA